The DNA region GGTGCAGCAGCGAGGACTGGTTCCGCACGGCGGAGCCCGCTCCGGGCCCGACCTTCGATCGGATCGCAGACCGCGCGCGCGTCCATGCGACCCACATCGTCTGCCCCATCGTCCGCAGAGACGGGAGCCGTACCCACAACTCGGCGATCCTGATCGACCGGAAGGGCGGCATCGCCGGCATCTACGACAAGATCCACCCGACCGTCAGCGAGTTGAGGGTCGGCATCACGCCGGGAACCGAAGCCCACGTGTTCGAGACGGACTTCGGACGCGTCGGATGCGCCATCTGCTTCGACCTCAACTTCCGAGACGTGATCGAAGGCTTGAGCGCCAACGGCGTCGAGCTCGTCTGCTTCCCGTCGATGTACCGCGGCGGGCTCCAGACCCGCATCTGGGCGTTCGACTTCGGCGTGTTCTTCGCGTCCGCGACGCCCGGAGAGGGAAGCGTCATCGTCGATCCGCTGGGAACCGTCGTCGAGCAATCGGACGCCTACGAGCCGATCATCTCGCTCCAGATCAACCTCGACTACGTCCGTTGCCACATCGATGAGAACTGCGCCAAGTGGGAGGCGATCAAGGCGAAGTACGGCGCGCAGGTCGAACTGGACATCCTGTCGCCGGAGGCGCAGTTCGTACTGACGTCGCACCACGCCAGCGTGACGGCGAGGGACATCGTCCGTGAGTTCGAGCTGGAACCGGTGGACGCGTACTTCGCCCGGTCGAACGAGCGGCGACGCGAGGCGCTCAGCCGGTAGCCACCTCGCAGACGACGAGCGTGGTTCCAGCGATGTGCCGCGCTCGCGACAGGCGAGGGTCGGAGCTCAGATCGTCCAGCGCGCGGGTGACGCCGAGCCAGTGCGCGTTCGCGTAGTCGTGCCAGACGACCATGCCGCCGAGAGCCACGAGTTCGAGCGCCTTCGCCGTATCGTTGCGGACGTAGTCCTCGTGGTGGGAGCCGTCGACGAACACGAAGTCGATGGAACCGGCATAGGGCGAAAAGTCGAAGATTGCCGAATCGCCGTAGAGCTGGACGATCTTCGTCCGTGTCGCCGTATCGACCTCGGTGAGCCGCGCGCCGACATGTGACTTGCGGGCGTAAGCCGCGTCGCCGGGCGCGAGGTCGCCGCTCGCATCCGCTCCAGGGGTGAGGTCGAGCGTGTAGACGACGGCGTCCGGCGGGCTGTTGCGCGCCAGGTTCGCGGTCGTACGTCCGTCGAATGTGCCGATCTCGAAGACCGCCCGTGGCTTGCGCGCGCGCACCAGGGCGCAGATGGCAGCGAGCTCGAGCGGCGCGATGTTGCCGTCGCGCGGAGTCGCCAGCACCATCGGCGCATCCAGCTCCGGAAACAGGCTCTCCAGCGTGGCGGTGGGCAGTCGCGGGGAGATGGACTCGCCGAGCAGGCGCTCCCAGCCGAAATGTCGCACGATGGCGTCCAGAAGGGCGCGAGAACGCCGGAATGCCAGTCCGAGCGTCAGACTCCACGCCGACAGCGCAAGCGCCA from Candidatus Poribacteria bacterium includes:
- a CDS encoding carbon-nitrogen hydrolase family protein, which gives rise to MARYARITTISVGGSSGSTVAERVNNAVERAVRMIDRAAADRPDLIVLPETFTGLGCSSEDWFRTAEPAPGPTFDRIADRARVHATHIVCPIVRRDGSRTHNSAILIDRKGGIAGIYDKIHPTVSELRVGITPGTEAHVFETDFGRVGCAICFDLNFRDVIEGLSANGVELVCFPSMYRGGLQTRIWAFDFGVFFASATPGEGSVIVDPLGTVVEQSDAYEPIISLQINLDYVRCHIDENCAKWEAIKAKYGAQVELDILSPEAQFVLTSHHASVTARDIVREFELEPVDAYFARSNERRREALSR
- a CDS encoding class I SAM-dependent methyltransferase, giving the protein MFRLIRFGARWSMALALSAWSLTLGLAFRRSRALLDAIVRHFGWERLLGESISPRLPTATLESLFPELDAPMVLATPRDGNIAPLELAAICALVRARKPRAVFEIGTFDGRTTANLARNSPPDAVVYTLDLTPGADASGDLAPGDAAYARKSHVGARLTEVDTATRTKIVQLYGDSAIFDFSPYAGSIDFVFVDGSHHEDYVRNDTAKALELVALGGMVVWHDYANAHWLGVTRALDDLSSDPRLSRARHIAGTTLVVCEVATG